The proteins below are encoded in one region of Aspergillus nidulans FGSC A4 chromosome III:
- a CDS encoding putative GPI anchored cell wall protein (transcript_id=CADANIAT00006077) — MLFAKSTVFIALFALGKVVSAAGTSTPACLLTVVGPENPGNLKAICKTNGDEIQTSIRDVCGDDAKDALNYYAGVCKDAGYEVDISSSSTTTSSQTSTKTSDTESSTSGSATSTDGASSTSGSDSDSDSNSGSASASTTDSADTATPTNGGSTDKQVSAAAFAAVVFLGFAATL; from the exons ATGCTCTTCGCCAAGTCCACCGTGTTTATCGCTCTCTTCGCTCTTGGCAAGGTtgtttctgctgctggcacCAGTACACCTGCCTGTCTTCTTACTGTTGTGGG CCCCGAAAACCCCGGTAACCTCAAAGCAATCTGCAAGACCAATGGCGACGAGATTCAGACTTCGATTCGCGATGTCTGCGGAGATGATGCCAAGGATGCCCTGAATTACTATGCTGGCGTCTGCAAAGATGCAGGCTACGAAGTTG AtatctcgtcgtcctcgACCACAACTTCTTCGCAGACCAGCACCAAGACATCGGATACAGAGTCCAGTACTTCTGGTAGCGCGACCAGCACGGATGGTGCCAGCTCGACCTCTGGCTCCGACAGTGACTCCGACTCTaactctggctctgcttccgCTTCAACAACCGACAGTGCAGATACAGCCACCCCAACCAATGGCGGCTCCACCGACAAGCAagtctccgccgccgcatTTGCTGCTGTCGTTTTCCTTGGATTCGCTGCTACACTCTAG
- a CDS encoding ribonucleotide-diphosphate reductase subunit rnsA (transcript_id=CADANIAT00006078) encodes MGFDRVATCCTNSANVLLITDGRKERVQFDKITARVSRLCYGLDPEHVDAAAITQKVISGVYQGVTTVELDNLAAETAAYMTVTHPDYAILAARIAVSNLHKQTKKQFSLVISDLYHYVNPKNKKPAPMISKETYEIVMKHAEELNSAIVYDRDFNYNFFGFKTLERSYLLRLDGKIAERPQHLLMRVAVGIHGNDIERAIETYNLMSQKYFTHASPTLFNAGTPQPQLASCFLVDMKEDSIDGIYDTLKTCAMISKTAGGIGLNVHRIRATGSYIAGTNGSSNGIVPMLRVFNNTARYVDQGGNKRPGAFAIYLEPWHADVFEFLDLRKNHGKEEVRARDLFYALWTPDLFMKRVEANGDWTLFCPNEAPGLADVYGDEFDALYEQYEKEGRGRRTIKAQKLWYAILEAQTETGNPFMLYKDACNKKSNQKNLGTIRSSNLCTEIIEYTAPDEVAVCNLASLALPTFVDASRGEYDFGKLHEVVQVLVRNLNKIIDINYYPVPEAKKSNFRHRPIALGVNGLADAFLALRLPFDSAEAKQLNIQIFETIYHAALTASSNLAKEDGPYESYEGSPVSQGILQYDMWERTPTDLWDWDALKAKIAQTGVRNSLLVAPMPTASTSQILGFNECFEPYTSNIYSRRVLAGEFQVVNPWLLKDLVDLGLWSDNMKNRIIAEGGSVQNIPNIPDDIKALYKTVWEISQRRILEMAADRGAYIDQSQSLNIHLKEPTMGKITSMHFAGWKMGLKTGMYYLRTMAASAPIQFTVDQEQLKVADTNVARTSKKRAGGIATTAYSAVPRAPAGQVSGTSQNATNGISREADSSGEVDTSDEEKKEGEPSEADIYSQKVLQCSIENKEACIMCQG; translated from the exons ATGGGATTCGATCGTGTCGCCACTTGCTGTACGAACTCTGCTAATGTATTATTAATCACAGACGGACGCAAAGAGCGCGTGCAATTCGACAAGATCACGGCCCGTGTATCAAGGCTTTGTTACGGCCTTGATCCTGAGCATGTCGATGCTGCTGCTATCACTCAGAAGGTCATCTCTGGTGTCTACCAAGGTGTCACCACGGTGGAACTTGACAACCTG GCTGCTGAGACTGCGGCGTACATGACCGTCACTCATCCAGACTATGCTATCCTCGCCGCTCGTATCGCGGTTTCAAACCTCCACAAGCAAACTAAGAAACAATTCTCCCTCGTCATCTCAGATCTCTACCACTACGTCAACCCAAAGAATAAAAAGCCCGCACCCATGATATCAAAAGAAACATACGAGATTGTTATGAAACATGCAGAAGAGCTTAACTCTGCCATTGTGTACGACCGCGACTTCAACTACAacttcttcggcttcaagACTCTTGAAAGGTCATATCTCCTGCGACTTGATGGAAAGATTGCCGAACGCCCTCAGCATTTGCTGATGCGTGTCGCTGTTGGAATCCACGGCAACGATATTGAGCGGGCTATCGAGACCTACAATCTCATGTCCCAGAAATACTTCACACATGCGTCTCCGACTCTGTTCAATGCAGGCACCCCCCAACCTCAGCTGGCCTCTTGCTTCTTGGTCGATATGAAGGAGGACAGCATTGACGGTATCTACGACACTCTGAAAACATGTGCCATGATTTCCAAGACTGCTGGTGGCATTGGATTAAATGTTCACCGCATTCGTGCCACTGGCTCTTACATTGCCGGTACCAATGGATCTTCCAACGGTATCGTTCCTATGCTCCGTGTGTTCAATAACACCGCTAGGTACGTCGACCAGGGAGGAAACAAGCGTCCGGGTGCCTTTGCCATCTACTTGGAGCCTTGGCACGCTGATGTCTTTGAGTTCCTGGACCTTCGCAAGAACCACGGAAAGGAGGAAGTGCGAGCTCGTGACCTATTTTATGCTCTCTGGACTCCAGATCTGTTTATGAAGCGAGTTGAGGCGAATGGTGACTGGACTCTCTTCTGTCCCAACGAGGCTCCCGGTCTGGCCGATGTATATGGAGACGAGTTCGACGCTCTCTATGAACAGTACGAGAAGGAAGGCCGCGGTCGCCGAACTATCAAGGCTCAGAAACTCTGGTACGCCATCCTGGAGGCCCAGACTGAGACCGGAAACCCGTTCATGCTGTACAAGGATGCCTGCAACAAGAAAAGCAACCAGAAGAACCTGGGAACCATCCGCAGCTCTAACCTTTGCACTGAAATCATTGAGTACACCGCTCCTGATGAGGTAGCTGTTTGCAACTTGGCCTCCCTTGCCCTCCCTACCTTCGTCGATGCTTCTCGCGGTGAATACGACTTTGGCAAACTGCATGAAGTTGTGCAGGTCTTGGTTCGTAACTTGAACAAGATCATCGACATCAACTACTACCCTGTACCCGAGGCCAAGAAAAGCAACTTCCGCCACCGCCCGATTGCTCTTGGTGTCAACGGTTTGGCTGATGCATTCCTCGCCTTGCGTCTGCCTTTCGATTCGGCTGAAGCCAAACAGTTGAACATTCAGATCTTTGAGACTATTTACCACGCTGCActgacggcttcttcgaATCTTGCTAAGGAGGACGGACCATATGAGAGCTACGAAGGCTCTCCTGTTTCCCAAGGTATCCTGCAGTACGACATGTGGGAGCGTACTCCTACTGATCTGTGGGATTGGGATGCCCTCAAGGCCAAGATTGCCCAGACTGGTGTTCGCAACAGTCTACTGGTTGCCCCTATGCCTACTGCCAGTACCAGTCAAATCTTGGGCTTCAACGAGTGCTTTGAGCCTTACACTTCGAATATCTACTCTCGCCGTGTTCTTGCGGGTGAGTTCCAGGTCGTCAATCCTTGGCTGCTTAAGGATCTTGTCGACCTTGGTCTTTGGTCCGACAACATGAAGAACCGCATTATTGCAGAGGGCGGTTCCGTGCAGAACATCCCCAACATTCCCGATGACATCAAGGCTCTTTACAAGACGGTGTGGGAGATTTCTCAGCGACGAATCCTGGAAATGGCTGCGGACCGTGGCGCCTACATTGATCAGTCTCAGTCTCTCAACATTCATCTTAAGGAACCCACTATGGGCAAGATCACCAGTATGCACTTTGCCGGGTGGAAGATGGGCTTGAAAACCGGAATGTACTATCTCCGCACAATGGCTGCGTCCGCTCCTATTCAATTCACTGTCGACCAGGAGCAACTCAAGGTTGCCGACACCAACGTTGCACGGACTAGCAAGAAGAGGGCTGGTGGCATCGCAACTACTGCCTACTCGGCCGTGCCCCGCGCTCCCGCTGGCCAGGTGAGCGGCACAAGCCAGAATGCTACCAACGGTATTTCCCGCGAGGCCGACAGTAGTGGCGAGGTTGACACCTcggacgaagagaagaaggaaggCGAGCCTAGTGAGGCGGACATCTACTCACAAAAGGTTCTTCAATGCAGCattgagaacaaggaagCTTGCATTATGTGCCAGGGCTGA
- a CDS encoding uncharacterized protein (transcript_id=CADANIAT00006079), producing MAPLAKSLAIAVTAFAALGAAAPGHAHKHHHKRGEEVTVWKTVTETVWTTIDVTTTITPGQEAPPSTIVQSTVEEATAPAEAAPEPETTTSTSTSTSAAEPTSTAEPVAPTADANVQAAAQPTTTTVSEAPVPTTTTQAPAPIIAVETSSEAPEPVATSSASSGSSSGSSSGSSGSSGPCSADSPCVGQITFYDTATSASAPSSCGTTNDGSSENVIALPVGIMTDGDCGRTVTIKYGGKTATGTVVDKCMGCDNTSIDLSRHFFGELASFDAGRVSGVEWWLD from the coding sequence ATGGCGCCCCTCGCTAAGTCACTTGCCATCGCCGTCACGGCCTTTGCCGCTCTgggtgctgctgctccgGGCCATGCCCACAAGCACCACCACAAGCGTGGCGAGGAAGTCACTGTCTGGAAGACTGTGACCGAAACCGTCTGGACCACGATCGAtgtcaccaccaccatcactCCTGGCCAGGAAGCTCCTCCCAGCACCATCGTCCAGTCGACTGTTGAGGAGGCTACTGCGCCTGCTGAGGCTGCGCCTGAACCTGAGACTACTACCTCGActtccaccagcaccagcgctGCTGAGCCCACCTCAACTGCTGAGCCCGTAGCGCCAACGGCCGATGCCAACGTGCAGGCCGCCGCCCAgccaaccaccaccaccgtctcCGAGGCTCCCGTCCCTACAACTACCACccaggctcctgctcctATCATTGCTGTCGAGACTTCCAGCGAAGCACCCGAGCCAGTCGCTACCTCTAGTGCCAGCTccggctccagctctggctctAGCTCCGGAAGCAGTGGCTCTTCTGGACCTTGCTCCGCCGACTCTCCCTGCGTTGGCCAGATCACTTTCTACGACACTGCCACTTCCGCGAGCGCCCCCAGCAGCTGCGGTACAACGAACGACGGCAGCAGCGAGAATGTCATTGCTCTCCCTGTTGGTATCATGACCGACGGCGACTGCGGAAGGACCGTTACTATCAAGTACGGCGGCAAGACCGCCACAGGTACCGTTGTCGACAAGTGCATGGGCTGTGACAACACCTCCATTGACTTGTCGCGCCACTTCTTCGGCGAGTTGGCCTCCTTCGACGCGGGCAGAGTTTCCGGCGTCGAGTGGTGGTTGGACTAG
- a CDS encoding putative MFS monosaccharide transporter (transcript_id=CADANIAT00006080), with amino-acid sequence MEDRRPEVLVVSIVFFSLATIFVALRFVSRIWVVRRLALHDYLMLLAWLIDLGFSTALFYATKKGLGLHDVDIPVTARSALSSANYAFTVLYSSILVFYLTLTQGEKIFRYANYATLFVVNAAGLALTFVNIFQCRPVEDAFAAQLPADAHCTDILTLYLSSSPVNIITDLAILVLPNPILTRMRLPQKQKIILVVTFSFGFFVAVVDVIRIAYLQEATTDREIALRQIHMQNYGGEDFAWYASLSFMWSVVEVNVSVMCACVPSLKPLVARLVPKLIRDSSGGTQTNPSDPPLPPSGPLQMQVADAIFSDSLDPRLTEIATGPTMATTYTDPEANTTTHTSTSDPRSMTFFDFVNMKKPANMLKLSNKESIAPNAITTVLFFLWGFAYGFLDILNEQFQQIVRLDSWRSLGLHCVYFGGYLVAPPLVGRPVLKHWGFKSTFITGLCFYACGSLIFWPSAVLTSYSAFLVSNFITGCGLAILETAANPFISLCGPLENSEVRLNISQGVQAVGSVLSPLLAKKVLFRSVTDVSSLVDVQWTYLAIALFDVLLALAFYYLPIPEASDEDLEELANRRRDDNRTAPFGIPVVWMTLALGIWSQFFYVAGQEVFSTGFGALIATAYADPPLSEFTYLTIGRAIFAVGRFLAAFLQWFLKPRWILLLSYIGMVVFAALCMHTTGAAAIASAMMVFLFESGTFSIIFAIALRGTGRHTKTAASLLTIAISGGAFLPFARYGAQLAANSTLDSYSVLVALFAAGALFPVYLNLVPAAKKQVDPVPNEHLRHTRRRSRRQGRAQAANVLPSEKANPSEGGVLSRQRSVLDDADPLPSVDFSSPNSVASRSRSDSAESDSGADADSGADADVVDFQCTRTKAVSSTSDEMSRT; translated from the exons ATGGAGGACCGCAGACCCGAAGTCCTCGTTGTCTCCATCGTTTTCTTTAGCCTTGCTACCATCTTCGTGGCCCTCCGCTTCGTCTCGCGCATCTGGGTTGTCCGGAGACTCGCCCTGCACGACTATTTGATGCTCCTGGCGTGG CTCATTGACCTGGGGTTTTCCACGGCTCTCTTTTATGCCACTAAAAAAGGGCTTGGCCTTCATGATGTTGACATCCCTGTCACTGCAAGATCGGCTCTCAGCAGCGCTAATTACGCCTTTACCGTTCTATAT TCCtccatcctcgtcttctaccTCACCCTCACTCAAGGCGAGAAGATCTTCCGCTACGCAAACTATGCCACTCTGTTTGTCGTTAATGCCGCCGGCCTGGCTCTCACCTTTGTTAACATCTTCCAATGCCGGCCCGTCGAAGACGCTTTCGCTGCGCAGCTCCCTGCTGACGCGCATTGTACCGATATCCTGACCTTATATTTATCCTCGTCGCCGGTCAATATTATCACCGATCTAGCAATCTTGGTTCTTCCGAACCCGATTTTGACGCGCATGCGGCTGCcgcagaaacaaaagatcatcctcgtcgtTACATTCAGCTTTGGTTTTTTCGTAGCTGTCGTTGATGTTATCCGCATTGCATATTTGCAAGAGGCTACAACTGACCGAGAGATTGCTCTCCGTCAAATCCACATGCAGAATTATGGAGGGGAGGACTTTGCTT GGTATGCATCGCTCTCGTTCATGTGGTCTGTCGTAGAGGTCAATGTCTCGGTTATGTGCGCCTGCGTTCCTAGTCTGAAACCGCTGGTCGCCAGGTTGGTCCCGAAATTGATCCGCGACAGCTCTGGAGGCACGCAAACGAATCCATCCGACCCCCCGCTCCCGCCGTCAGGGCCACTGCAGATGCAAGTCGCAGATGCCATTTTCAGCGACTCACTGGATCCGCGGCTTACGGAGATTGCGACAGGACCTACCATGGCTACGACATATACTGACCCCGAAGCCAACACGACCACACATACGAGCACCTCAGACCCGCGCAGCATGACTTTCTTCGATTTTGTCAacatgaagaagccggcTAATATGCTAAAATTGAGTAACAAGGAGTCAATCGCTCCAAATGCTATAACGACTGtcctgttcttcctctgggGCTTCGCGTACGGATTCCTGGATATTCTCAATGAACAGTTCCAGCAGATTGTGCGATTGGACAGCTGGCGGTCTCTTGGTCTCCACTGCGTATACTTTGGGGGATATCTGGTGGCTCCGCCGCTAGTTGGGCGTCCGGTGCTCAAGCACTGGGGCTTCAAGTCGACCTTTATCACCGGCTTGTGCTTCTACGCCTGCGGTTCGCTGATTTTCTGGCCTTCTGCCGTGTTGACATCATATTCTGCTTTTCTCGTATCCAATTTTATTACCGGGTGCGGGCTCGCAATTCTCGAAACTGCAGCGAATCCGTTTATCTCGCTTTGCGGACCGCTCGAGAACTCGGAAGTGCGATTAAATATATCACAAGGTGTTCAAGCTGTCGGGAGCGTCCTCTCGCCTTTGCTCGCCAAAAAGGTCCTGTTTCGCAGCGTGACCGATGTCTCCTCGCTGGTTGATGTGCAGTGGACGTATCTTGCAATTGCCTTGTTTGACGTGCTCCTCGCACTGGCCTTTTACTACCTACCCATCCCAGAGGCGTCAGACGAAGATTTGGAGGAACTTGCTAATCGCCGACGAGACGATAACCGCACCGCCCCCTTCGGAATTCCAGTTGTTTGGATGACCCTCGCTTTGGGCATTTGGTCCCAGTTTTTCTACGTAGCTGGGCAGGAAGTCTTCTCTACAGGTTTTGGGGCTCTAATCGCGACGGCATATGCGGATCCTCCGCTCAGCGAATTCACCTACCTCACGATTGGCCGCgccatcttcgccgtcggtcgcttcctcgccgccttcCTGCAATGGTTTCTCAAACCACGATggatcctccttctttcataCATCGGCATGGTCGTCTTCGCCGCATTATGTATGCATACCACTGGTGCCGCAGCCATCGCCAGCGCCATGATGGTTTTCCTTTTCGAAAGCGGCACCTTCAGCATTATTTTTGCTATTGCGCTTCGCGGCACCGGCCGACACACAAAGACAgcagcttctttactcaccATCGCTATCAGCGGCGGCGCATTCCTACCTTTTGCGCGATATGGCGCGCAACTAGCAGCAAATAGCACACTCGATTCATACAGCGTCCTCGTTGCGCTGTTTGCAGCCGGCGCTCTATTTCCGGTTTACCTTAATCTTGTCCCAGCGGCTAAAAAGCAGGTGGACCCCGTGCCGAACGAACACCTCCGGCATACCCGCCGGCGCAGCCGCCGGCAGGGCCGGGCACAGGCTGCTAATGTCCTTCCTTCCGAGAAAGCTAATCCCTCTGAAGGTGGTGTTCTTTCGCGCCAGCGCAGCGTCCTCGACGATGCAGACCCATTGCCTAGCGTGGACTTCTCTAGTCCGAATTCTGTGGCATCAAGATCAAGGTCGGACTCGGCCGAGAGTGACTCAGGCGCTGATGCTGACTCTGGCGCTGATGCTGACGTTGTGGATTTTCAGTGCACGCGGACAAAGGCCGTTTCTAGTACGAGTGACGAAATGTCACGTACATAG